One window of Oryza brachyantha chromosome 12, ObraRS2, whole genome shotgun sequence genomic DNA carries:
- the LOC102712594 gene encoding phenylalanine--tRNA ligase, chloroplastic/mitochondrial — MRPLIRSASSHLRARVRAMATLPAPHAARCSPSRGPARAPGPRPPLARFLHSSPPPPPALLRRRALGTSAAAAAVEVGGVKIAREDVVKEGDPTNNVPDTIYSKIGLQLHRRDNHPLGILKNTIYEYFDKNFSGLFNKFDDLCPLVSIRQNFDDVLVPADHVSRSYNDTYYVDAQTVLRCHTSAHQAELLRDGHTHFLVTGDVYRRDSIDSTHYPCFHQMEGFRVFSPDEWSGSGMDGTAYAAADLKKTLEGLAKHLFGAVEMRWVDTYFPFTNPSFELEIYFQDDWLEVLGCGVTEQEILKNNGRTDHVAWAFGLGLERLAMVLFDIPDIRLFWSNDKRFTSQFSEGKLGVKFKPFSKFPPCYKDMSFWINEEFTENNLCEVVRGIAGDLAEEVKLIDNFTNKKGMTSHCYRIAYRSMERSLTDEEINDMQWNVREEVKNKLKVELR, encoded by the exons ATGCGCCCGCTTATCCGAAGCGCCTCCAGCCACCTCCGCGCTCGTGTCCGCGCCATGGCCACGCTCCCCGCGCCCCACGCCGCGCGCTGCTCCCCTTCCCGCGGCCCCGCGCGGGCCCCTGGTCCTCGCCCCCCGCTCGCGCGCTTCCTCCACTcctcacctccgccgccgccggcgctgctcCGGCGGAGGGCGCTCGGGACGtctgccgcggccgccgccgtggaggtGGGCGGCGTCAAGATCGCGCGGGAGG ATGTTGTGAAGGAAGGGGACCCGACAAACAATGTCCCGGACACAATTTACTCAAAGATTGGCCTGCAGCTGCATAGGAGGGATAATCACCCTCTAGGGATTCTGAAGAACACTATTTACGAATACTTTGATAAGAATTTTTCTGGGCTGTTTAACAAGTTCGATGACCTATGTCCTCTTGTTTCTATCAGGCAG AATTTTGATGATGTCCTGGTCCCTGCTGACCATGTGAGCCGGAGTTACAATGACACATACTATGTTGATGCTCAAACTGTCTTAAGGTGTCATACCTCTGCTCATCAAGCAGAGCTGCTAAGGGATGGACACACACATTTCCTTGTAACTGGGGATGTTTATCGTAGGGATTCTATTGATTCAACTCATTATCCATGCTTCCATcag ATGGAGGGCTTCCGTGTCTTCTCTCCAGATGAATGGTCGGGTTCTGGCATGGATGGGACAGCATATGCAGCTGCAGACCTCAAGAAAACACTGGAAGGCTTAGCAAAACATCTATTTG GTGCTGTGGAAATGCGATGGGTTGACACATACTTCCCATTCACTAACCCATCCTTTGAACTCGAGATATATTTTCAG GATGATTGGTTGGAAGTTCTGGGATGCGGAGTCACTGAGCAGGAGATTTTGAAAAACAATGGCAGGACAGATCATGTGGCATGGGCCTTTGGACTAGGTTTGGAGCGCTTAGCGATGGTCCTGTTTGATATTCCAGATATTCGACTCTTTTGGTCAAATGACAAGCGATTCACATCCCAG TTCTCAGAAGGCAAGCTTGGTGTCAAGTTTAAGCCATTTTCTAAG TTTCCACCTTGTTACAAGGATATGAGTTTTTGGATCAATGAGGAATTTACAGAGAACAATTTGTGTGAGGTTGTCAGAGGAATTGCTGGAGATCTTGCAGAGGAG GTAAAACTAATTGATAATTTCACCAACAAGAAAGGAATGACGAGTCATTGCTATAGGATAGCCTATAGGTCAATGGAACGTTCACTTACAGATGAGGAGATCAACGACATGCAG TGGAATGTCCGAGAAgaggtgaaaaataaactgaaagtCGAGTTGAGATAA
- the LOC102718419 gene encoding mitochondrial substrate carrier family protein ucpB isoform X2: MQLAGQRGNLVGMGTIFTQMVQLEGPRSLYLGLAPALTRSVIYGGLRLGLYEPCKYVCNYAFGSTNFAFKFASGVIAGALATALTNPTEVLKVRSQMSTSRTSTIGVLKNIVEEEGIKALWKGVGPAMARAGCLTASQMATYDEAKQALLKWTPLEEGLQLHFMSSCIAGTASTLATAPIDMIKTRLMLQRECKGARVYRNGFHCAYQVVLTEGVTSLYKGGFAAFARLGPQTAITFVVCEKLRELAGMTAI, translated from the exons ATGCAGCTTGCTGGGCAAAGAGGAAACTTAGTTGGAATG GGGACAATATTTACACAAATGGTACAATTGGAAGGGCCTAGGTCACTCTACCTGGGACTTGCACCAGCATTGACTAGATCTGTCATCTATGGTGGCCTTCGATTAGGATTATATGAGCCCTGCAAATATGTCTGCAATTATGCATTTGGGTCAACAAACTTCGCTTTTAAATTTGCATCTGGAGTAATTGCAGGTGCCCTGGCAACTGCATTGACGAATCCAACAGAGGTTTTGAAG GTAAGATCACAAATGAGTACAAGCAGAACCAGTACAATCGGAGTGCTTAAGAATATTGTAGAAGAGGAAGGGATCAAAGCACTTTGGAAAGGAGTTGGCCCAGCAATGGCAAGGGCAGGCTGCCTCACGGCATCACAAATGGCTACTTATGATGAGGCTAAGCAG GCATTGCTGAAATGGACACCACTTGAAGAAGGTCTCCAATTACATTTCAT GTCAAGTTGCATAGCTGGAACAGCTAGTACTCTCGCGACTGCACCTATAGACATGATCAAAACAAGGCTAATGTTGCAACGTGAGTGCAAAGGTGCCAGAGTATACAGGAATGGTTTCCATTGTGCATACCAG GTTGTTCTGACAGAGGGCGTAACATCGCTTTATAAAGG TGGGTTTGCCGCCTTTGCAAGATTAGGTCCTCAGACAGCAATCACCTTTGTTGTGTGTGAGAAGCTTCGTGAACTCGCAGGAATGACTGCCATTTGA
- the LOC102718419 gene encoding mitochondrial substrate carrier family protein ucpB isoform X1, whose product MQPAPGGAPGAAASYYALYHFGTSGVAVAAATAVTHPLDVVKVRLQMQLAGQRGNLVGMGTIFTQMVQLEGPRSLYLGLAPALTRSVIYGGLRLGLYEPCKYVCNYAFGSTNFAFKFASGVIAGALATALTNPTEVLKVRSQMSTSRTSTIGVLKNIVEEEGIKALWKGVGPAMARAGCLTASQMATYDEAKQALLKWTPLEEGLQLHFMSSCIAGTASTLATAPIDMIKTRLMLQRECKGARVYRNGFHCAYQVVLTEGVTSLYKGGFAAFARLGPQTAITFVVCEKLRELAGMTAI is encoded by the exons ATGCAGCCGGCGCCAGGCGGCgcgccgggggcggcggcgtcctaCTACGCGCTGTACCACTTCGGCACcagcggcgtcgccgtcgccgccgccaccgccgtcacgCACCCGCTCG ATGTTGTCAAAGTTAGGCTCCAAATGCAGCTTGCTGGGCAAAGAGGAAACTTAGTTGGAATG GGGACAATATTTACACAAATGGTACAATTGGAAGGGCCTAGGTCACTCTACCTGGGACTTGCACCAGCATTGACTAGATCTGTCATCTATGGTGGCCTTCGATTAGGATTATATGAGCCCTGCAAATATGTCTGCAATTATGCATTTGGGTCAACAAACTTCGCTTTTAAATTTGCATCTGGAGTAATTGCAGGTGCCCTGGCAACTGCATTGACGAATCCAACAGAGGTTTTGAAG GTAAGATCACAAATGAGTACAAGCAGAACCAGTACAATCGGAGTGCTTAAGAATATTGTAGAAGAGGAAGGGATCAAAGCACTTTGGAAAGGAGTTGGCCCAGCAATGGCAAGGGCAGGCTGCCTCACGGCATCACAAATGGCTACTTATGATGAGGCTAAGCAG GCATTGCTGAAATGGACACCACTTGAAGAAGGTCTCCAATTACATTTCAT GTCAAGTTGCATAGCTGGAACAGCTAGTACTCTCGCGACTGCACCTATAGACATGATCAAAACAAGGCTAATGTTGCAACGTGAGTGCAAAGGTGCCAGAGTATACAGGAATGGTTTCCATTGTGCATACCAG GTTGTTCTGACAGAGGGCGTAACATCGCTTTATAAAGG TGGGTTTGCCGCCTTTGCAAGATTAGGTCCTCAGACAGCAATCACCTTTGTTGTGTGTGAGAAGCTTCGTGAACTCGCAGGAATGACTGCCATTTGA
- the LOC102718704 gene encoding bifunctional 3-dehydroquinate dehydratase/shikimate dehydrogenase, chloroplastic-like isoform X2, whose product MSATAAMVPPAAAAAAARTLLCVPATARAPREMAAEAAAAAALGADVAELRLDRLSGFAPRRDLPVLLAQPRPLPALVTYRPKWEGGEYEGDDEPRFEALLLAMEMGAEYVDIELKVADKFMKLISGKKPETCKLIVSSHNFENTPSAEELGNLVAQIQATGADIVKIATTATEIVDVAKMFQTLVHCQVPIIGLVMNDRGFISRVICPKFGGYLTFASLEKGKESALAQPTITDLINVYNIKQIGPDTKVFGIIGKPVGHSKSPILHNEAFRSVSLNAVYVPFLVDDLANFLSTYSSPDFAGFSCTIPHKEAAVRCCDEVDPIAKDIGAVNTIIRKPNGKLVGYNTDYVGAISAIEDGIRATQPTDTAASPLAGRLFVVIGAGGAGKALAYGAKEKGARVVIANRTFARAQELGNLLGAPALTLTELENYHPEEGMILANTTAIGMHPNVNETPLSKQALKSYAVVFDAVYTPKETRLLREAAECGATVVSGLEMFIRQAMGQFEHFTGMPVDDCKFRALANSVVNPDANGVGMTAQKARL is encoded by the exons atgtcggcgacggcggcgatggtcccgcccgcggcggccgcggcggcggcgaggacgctgCTCTGCGTGCCCGCAACGGCGCGTGCCCCGCgggagatggcggcggaggcggcggccgccgcggcgctcggCGCCGACGTGGCGGAGCTCCGGCTCGACCGCCTCTCGGGATTCGCGCCCCGCCGGGACCtccccgtcctcctcgccCAGCCGCGCCCGCTCCCAGCCCTCGTCACCTACAg GCCGAAGTGGGAAGGAGGTGAGTATGAAGGCGATGACGAGCCACGGTTTGAGGCGCTTCTATTGGCAATGGAGATGGGGGCTGAATATGTTGATATTGAGCTTAAG GTTGCTGACAAATTTATGAAACTCATTTCTGGAAAGAAACCTGAAACTTGTAAGCTCATTGTTTCGTCCCATAACTTTGAGAACACTCCTTCAGCAGAGGAGCTTGGGAATTTGGTGGCTCAGATACAAGCAACAGGAGCTGACATAGTGAAAATTGCAACCACTGCCACTGAAATTGTTGATGTGGCAAAAATGTTTCAAACACTTGTACATTGTCAG GTGCCAATCATTGGACTGGTGATGAATGATAGAGGTTTTATTTCTCGAGTGATTTGCCCCAAATTTGGTGGATACCTTACCTTTGCCTCTCttgagaaaggaaaagaatctGCGCTGGCGCAACCAACTATAACAGATTTGATTAATGTGTACAACATCAAACAGATTGGTCCAGATACTAAAGTGTTCGGTATTATCGGAAAGCCTGTTGGCCACAGTAAAAGCCCAATTTTGCATAATGAAGCTTTCAGATCAGTGAGTTTGAATGCTGTTTATGTGCCATTTTTGGTGGATGACCTGGCTAATTTTCTTAGTACATACTCGTCACCAGATTTTGCTGGCTTCAG TTGCACAATTCCCCATAAGGAAGCTGCTGTTAGGTGCTGTGATGAAGTTGACCCTATTGCCAAG GACATTGGAGCTGTCAATACAATCATCAGAAAACCTAATGGAAAACTTGTAGGCTACAATACTGACTATGTTGGTGCAATTTCTGCTATCGAGGATGGAATAAGAG cTACTCAACCAACGGACACTGCTGCTTCACCATTGGCTGGTAGGCTTTTTGTTGTTATTGGAGCTGGAGGGGCAGGGAAAGCACTAGCTTATGGTGCAAAAGAGAAGGGAGCACGAGTTGTAATAGCAAACCGCACTTTTG CACGTGCTCAAGAACTTGGTAACTTACTTGGTGCGCCTGCTTTGACTTTGACGGAGTTGGAAAATTACCATCCAGAGGAAGGGATGATTCTTGCAAACACAACTGCAATTGGAATGCATCCAAATGTCAATGAAACTCCTTTATCCAAG CAAGCACTTAAATCTTATGCCGTTGTCTTTGATGCGGTCTATACACCAAAGGAGACCAGACTTCTCCGAGAGGCTGCTGAGTGTGGAGCCACAGTAGTTAGTGGTTTGGAGATGTTCATAAGGCAAGCAATGGGTCAGTTTGAACATTTTACAGGCATGCCag tggaCGATTGTAAATTCCGAGCACTGGCAAATTCCGTGGTTAATCCCGATGCAAATGGAGTTGGGATGACAGCACAAAAGGCTCGTTTGTGA
- the LOC102718704 gene encoding bifunctional 3-dehydroquinate dehydratase/shikimate dehydrogenase, chloroplastic-like isoform X1 — MSATAAMVPPAAAAAAARTLLCVPATARAPREMAAEAAAAAALGADVAELRLDRLSGFAPRRDLPVLLAQPRPLPALVTYRPKWEGGEYEGDDEPRFEALLLAMEMGAEYVDIELKVADKFMKLISGKKPETCKLIVSSHNFENTPSAEELGNLVAQIQATGADIVKIATTATEIVDVAKMFQTLVHCQEKQVPIIGLVMNDRGFISRVICPKFGGYLTFASLEKGKESALAQPTITDLINVYNIKQIGPDTKVFGIIGKPVGHSKSPILHNEAFRSVSLNAVYVPFLVDDLANFLSTYSSPDFAGFSCTIPHKEAAVRCCDEVDPIAKDIGAVNTIIRKPNGKLVGYNTDYVGAISAIEDGIRATQPTDTAASPLAGRLFVVIGAGGAGKALAYGAKEKGARVVIANRTFARAQELGNLLGAPALTLTELENYHPEEGMILANTTAIGMHPNVNETPLSKQALKSYAVVFDAVYTPKETRLLREAAECGATVVSGLEMFIRQAMGQFEHFTGMPVDDCKFRALANSVVNPDANGVGMTAQKARL; from the exons atgtcggcgacggcggcgatggtcccgcccgcggcggccgcggcggcggcgaggacgctgCTCTGCGTGCCCGCAACGGCGCGTGCCCCGCgggagatggcggcggaggcggcggccgccgcggcgctcggCGCCGACGTGGCGGAGCTCCGGCTCGACCGCCTCTCGGGATTCGCGCCCCGCCGGGACCtccccgtcctcctcgccCAGCCGCGCCCGCTCCCAGCCCTCGTCACCTACAg GCCGAAGTGGGAAGGAGGTGAGTATGAAGGCGATGACGAGCCACGGTTTGAGGCGCTTCTATTGGCAATGGAGATGGGGGCTGAATATGTTGATATTGAGCTTAAG GTTGCTGACAAATTTATGAAACTCATTTCTGGAAAGAAACCTGAAACTTGTAAGCTCATTGTTTCGTCCCATAACTTTGAGAACACTCCTTCAGCAGAGGAGCTTGGGAATTTGGTGGCTCAGATACAAGCAACAGGAGCTGACATAGTGAAAATTGCAACCACTGCCACTGAAATTGTTGATGTGGCAAAAATGTTTCAAACACTTGTACATTGTCAG GAAAAGCAGGTGCCAATCATTGGACTGGTGATGAATGATAGAGGTTTTATTTCTCGAGTGATTTGCCCCAAATTTGGTGGATACCTTACCTTTGCCTCTCttgagaaaggaaaagaatctGCGCTGGCGCAACCAACTATAACAGATTTGATTAATGTGTACAACATCAAACAGATTGGTCCAGATACTAAAGTGTTCGGTATTATCGGAAAGCCTGTTGGCCACAGTAAAAGCCCAATTTTGCATAATGAAGCTTTCAGATCAGTGAGTTTGAATGCTGTTTATGTGCCATTTTTGGTGGATGACCTGGCTAATTTTCTTAGTACATACTCGTCACCAGATTTTGCTGGCTTCAG TTGCACAATTCCCCATAAGGAAGCTGCTGTTAGGTGCTGTGATGAAGTTGACCCTATTGCCAAG GACATTGGAGCTGTCAATACAATCATCAGAAAACCTAATGGAAAACTTGTAGGCTACAATACTGACTATGTTGGTGCAATTTCTGCTATCGAGGATGGAATAAGAG cTACTCAACCAACGGACACTGCTGCTTCACCATTGGCTGGTAGGCTTTTTGTTGTTATTGGAGCTGGAGGGGCAGGGAAAGCACTAGCTTATGGTGCAAAAGAGAAGGGAGCACGAGTTGTAATAGCAAACCGCACTTTTG CACGTGCTCAAGAACTTGGTAACTTACTTGGTGCGCCTGCTTTGACTTTGACGGAGTTGGAAAATTACCATCCAGAGGAAGGGATGATTCTTGCAAACACAACTGCAATTGGAATGCATCCAAATGTCAATGAAACTCCTTTATCCAAG CAAGCACTTAAATCTTATGCCGTTGTCTTTGATGCGGTCTATACACCAAAGGAGACCAGACTTCTCCGAGAGGCTGCTGAGTGTGGAGCCACAGTAGTTAGTGGTTTGGAGATGTTCATAAGGCAAGCAATGGGTCAGTTTGAACATTTTACAGGCATGCCag tggaCGATTGTAAATTCCGAGCACTGGCAAATTCCGTGGTTAATCCCGATGCAAATGGAGTTGGGATGACAGCACAAAAGGCTCGTTTGTGA
- the LOC102718704 gene encoding bifunctional 3-dehydroquinate dehydratase/shikimate dehydrogenase, chloroplastic-like isoform X3 encodes MSATAAMVPPAAAAAAARTLLCVPATARAPREMAAEAAAAAALGADVAELRLDRLSGFAPRRDLPVLLAQPRPLPALVTYRPKWEGGEYEGDDEPRFEALLLAMEMGAEYVDIELKVADKFMKLISGKKPETCKLIVSSHNFENTPSAEELGNLVAQIQATGADIVKIATTATEIVDVAKMFQTLVHCQVPIIGLVMNDRGFISRVICPKFGGYLTFASLEKGKESALAQPTITDLINVYNIKQIGPDTKVFGIIGKPVGHSKSPILHNEAFRSVSLNAVYVPFLVDDLANFLSTYSSPDFAGFSCTIPHKEAAVRCCDEVDPIAKDIGAVNTIIRKPNGKLVGYNTDYVGAISAIEDGIRATQPTDTAASPLAGRLFVVIGAGGAGKALAYGAKEKGARVVIANRTFARAQELGNLLGAPALTLTELENYHPEEGMILANTTAIGMHPNVNETPLSKQALKSYAVVFDAVYTPKETRLLREAAECGATVVSGLEMFIRQAMGQFEHFTGMPAPDSLMRDIVLTKIQ; translated from the exons atgtcggcgacggcggcgatggtcccgcccgcggcggccgcggcggcggcgaggacgctgCTCTGCGTGCCCGCAACGGCGCGTGCCCCGCgggagatggcggcggaggcggcggccgccgcggcgctcggCGCCGACGTGGCGGAGCTCCGGCTCGACCGCCTCTCGGGATTCGCGCCCCGCCGGGACCtccccgtcctcctcgccCAGCCGCGCCCGCTCCCAGCCCTCGTCACCTACAg GCCGAAGTGGGAAGGAGGTGAGTATGAAGGCGATGACGAGCCACGGTTTGAGGCGCTTCTATTGGCAATGGAGATGGGGGCTGAATATGTTGATATTGAGCTTAAG GTTGCTGACAAATTTATGAAACTCATTTCTGGAAAGAAACCTGAAACTTGTAAGCTCATTGTTTCGTCCCATAACTTTGAGAACACTCCTTCAGCAGAGGAGCTTGGGAATTTGGTGGCTCAGATACAAGCAACAGGAGCTGACATAGTGAAAATTGCAACCACTGCCACTGAAATTGTTGATGTGGCAAAAATGTTTCAAACACTTGTACATTGTCAG GTGCCAATCATTGGACTGGTGATGAATGATAGAGGTTTTATTTCTCGAGTGATTTGCCCCAAATTTGGTGGATACCTTACCTTTGCCTCTCttgagaaaggaaaagaatctGCGCTGGCGCAACCAACTATAACAGATTTGATTAATGTGTACAACATCAAACAGATTGGTCCAGATACTAAAGTGTTCGGTATTATCGGAAAGCCTGTTGGCCACAGTAAAAGCCCAATTTTGCATAATGAAGCTTTCAGATCAGTGAGTTTGAATGCTGTTTATGTGCCATTTTTGGTGGATGACCTGGCTAATTTTCTTAGTACATACTCGTCACCAGATTTTGCTGGCTTCAG TTGCACAATTCCCCATAAGGAAGCTGCTGTTAGGTGCTGTGATGAAGTTGACCCTATTGCCAAG GACATTGGAGCTGTCAATACAATCATCAGAAAACCTAATGGAAAACTTGTAGGCTACAATACTGACTATGTTGGTGCAATTTCTGCTATCGAGGATGGAATAAGAG cTACTCAACCAACGGACACTGCTGCTTCACCATTGGCTGGTAGGCTTTTTGTTGTTATTGGAGCTGGAGGGGCAGGGAAAGCACTAGCTTATGGTGCAAAAGAGAAGGGAGCACGAGTTGTAATAGCAAACCGCACTTTTG CACGTGCTCAAGAACTTGGTAACTTACTTGGTGCGCCTGCTTTGACTTTGACGGAGTTGGAAAATTACCATCCAGAGGAAGGGATGATTCTTGCAAACACAACTGCAATTGGAATGCATCCAAATGTCAATGAAACTCCTTTATCCAAG CAAGCACTTAAATCTTATGCCGTTGTCTTTGATGCGGTCTATACACCAAAGGAGACCAGACTTCTCCGAGAGGCTGCTGAGTGTGGAGCCACAGTAGTTAGTGGTTTGGAGATGTTCATAAGGCAAGCAATGGGTCAGTTTGAACATTTTACAGGCATGCCag CTCCAGATAGCTTGATGCGTGATATTGTTCTGACAAAGATACAGTAA